One window from the genome of Anopheles merus strain MAF chromosome 3R, AmerM5.1, whole genome shotgun sequence encodes:
- the LOC121595824 gene encoding uncharacterized protein LOC121595824 isoform X3 yields MSKMMSLNLVNSGHSSSSSQRTPRTPQTPGGGSGLGLQRAGGGGAVGGGLSPKTPPVSPESPINSYLDDDLDSLHSYSSVASGMSCDHPYVARNGTTFSGRKMKYVVHCSSHAGQTGGDYLTPTQRAQRQIRRLKELLSQARCDLEQRDSEILRLTKEVVELRLFKASLSSPEERSNSSDAVTVRENTTNDVNTPSSSQDISPIVDQIDEGVAKASPRHHHHHMQAGIHQVQFIDKLSTSEMQSSFADSGHFEDITTSSIHSKDSYVHTQDRACGSDEEMDAERKRLVALYEERIEELIKQHQSEEQQLRTSNNDRFEVLLQKLAESNTRYCDLVPDYEQAKERIRELEKQLEKLQTQLQEQEDKANKMYLHMYTKGQEAERQEQADRISDMAHASPSRVSIPELMQQLQVTQDELENIRDTNYQQESGGTQVLLSAKEAISLWLLGARKTMYKRLIDAQQTKNKVDPEVTLQFLKSAIYYFLTDKENSQGHLNAIESILGFSDVERSNIDKARAYK; encoded by the exons ATGTCGAAAATGATG TCTTTGAATTTAGTCAACTCCGGAcacagtagcagtagtagtcaAAGAACGCCCCGAACTCCACAAACGCCGGGCGGAGGTTCCGGACTGGGTTTGCAGCgcgccggcggcggcggtgcagTCGGCGGTGGCCTCAGTCCCAAGACGCCACCCGTTTCGCCCGAGTCCCCAATCAACAGCTATCTGGACGATGATCTAGACTCGCTGCACAGCTACAGCTCGGTGGCGAGCGGCATGTCCTGCGACCATCCGTACGTCGCGCGCAACGGCACGACCTTCAGTGGCCGCAAGATGAAGTACGTGGTGCACTGCTCGAGCCACGCGGGACAAACCGGCGGCGACTATCTGACGCCGACGCAGCGCGCCCAGCGCCAGATACGCCGGCTGAAGGAGCTGCTCTCGCAGGCGCGGTGCGATCTGGAGCAGCGCGACAGCGAGATCCTGCGGCTCACGAAGGAGGTGGTCGAGCTGCGCCTGTTCAAGGCATCGCTGAGCTCGCCGGAGGAGCGCAGCAACTCGAGCGATGCGGTAACGGTGCGGGAGAACACCACGAACGATGTGAACACGCCCAGCTCGAGCCAGGACATTTCGCCCATCGTCGACCAGATCGATGAGGGGGTGGCGAAGGCGAGCCcacgccaccaccatcaccatatGCAGGCTGGCATCCATCAGGTGCAGTTCATCGACAAGCTGTCGACGTCCGAGATGCAGAGCTCGTTCGCAGATTCGGGACACTTCGAGGACATTACCACGTCGTCGATCCACTCGAAGGACTCGTACGTGCACACGCAGGACCGTGCGTGCGGCAGTGACGAGGAGATGGATGCGGAGCGGAAGCGGCTCGTTGCCCTGTACGAAGAGCGCATCGAGGAGCTGATCAAGCAGCACCAGTCGGAGGAACAGCAGCTGCGCACGTCGAACAACGATCGGTTTGAGGTGCTGCTCCAGAAGCTGGCCGAGTCCAACACACGCTACTGCGATCTGGTGCCGGACTATGAGCAG GCTAAAGAGCGCATCCGAGAGTTGGAGAAGCAGCTGGAAAAACTGCAAACTCAACTGCAGGAGCAGGAGGATAAGGCGAACAAGATGTATCTGCACATGTACACCAAGGGCCAGGAGGCGGAGCGGCAGGAACAGGCAGACCGTATCAGCGATATGGCACACGCCTCACCAAGCCGCGTCTCCATTCCGGAACTGATGCAGCAGCTCCAGGTCACACAGGATGAACTGGAAAACATAAGG GATACGAACTATCAGCAAGAAAGTGGCGGTACGCAGGTTTTACTGAGCGCAAAAGAAGCAATCTCACTCTGGCTTCTCGGTGCCCGTAAG ACCATGTACAAGCGATTGATCGATGCTCAGCAGACGAAAAACAAGGTCGATCCCGAAGTGACGCTGCAGTTCCTGAAGAGTGCAATCTACTACTTCCTGACGGATAAGGAAAATTCGCAGGGCCACTTGAACGCGATTGAGAGTATTCTCGGCTTCTCGGATGTAGAGCGCTCCAATATCGACAAGGCGCGAGCGTACAAGTAA
- the LOC121595824 gene encoding uncharacterized protein LOC121595824 isoform X1, protein MSSKPVTPVSQRRAYPGENENTRIPQPFCRSFSLRMRTSRSFHDYQHYRSECCDCDCGASQQLGSHPSNLVMQGSGVKTKNTAATVLHGGSKSISHGLHQQQQRSPTMATSNPATDVADEVDSFAVSSSTGKDGPVPNGVIPHGGHSDGGHTQHTNCITSSGLCKSKGTCQQLKQQQPSISCQQKQHERGMSLNLVNSGHSSSSSQRTPRTPQTPGGGSGLGLQRAGGGGAVGGGLSPKTPPVSPESPINSYLDDDLDSLHSYSSVASGMSCDHPYVARNGTTFSGRKMKYVVHCSSHAGQTGGDYLTPTQRAQRQIRRLKELLSQARCDLEQRDSEILRLTKEVVELRLFKASLSSPEERSNSSDAVTVRENTTNDVNTPSSSQDISPIVDQIDEGVAKASPRHHHHHMQAGIHQVQFIDKLSTSEMQSSFADSGHFEDITTSSIHSKDSYVHTQDRACGSDEEMDAERKRLVALYEERIEELIKQHQSEEQQLRTSNNDRFEVLLQKLAESNTRYCDLVPDYEQAKERIRELEKQLEKLQTQLQEQEDKANKMYLHMYTKGQEAERQEQADRISDMAHASPSRVSIPELMQQLQVTQDELENIRDTNYQQESGGTQVLLSAKEAISLWLLGARKTMYKRLIDAQQTKNKVDPEVTLQFLKSAIYYFLTDKENSQGHLNAIESILGFSDVERSNIDKARAYK, encoded by the exons ATGTCGTCGAAACCGGTAACGCCGGTTTCGCAGCGCCGCGCGTATCCTGGCGAAAATGAAAACACTCGCATCCCGCAACCCTTCTGCCGGTCCTTCTCGCTGCGCATGCGCACCAGCCGAAGCTTCCATGACTACCAACATTATCGGAGCGAGTGCTGCGATTGCGATTGTGGTGCCTCGCAGCAGCTGGGCAGCCATCCAAGCAATCTAGTCATGCAAGGATCGGGAGTGAAGACGAAAAATACGGCAGCCACAGTATTGCACGGAGGCAGTAAATCGATTTCCCATGGcctccatcagcagcagcaacgttcACCAACGATGGCAACTTCGAATCCTGCCACAGACGTCGCCGACGAGGTGGATTCATTCGCCGTTTCGTCCAGCACCGGAAAGGATGGCCCCGTACCGAACGGTGTAATACCGCACGGCGGTCACAGTGATGGCGGTCACACTCAGCACACCAATTGCATCACATCGTCCGGGCTTTGCAAATCGAAAGGAACGTGCCAGCAGCTGAAACAGCAGCAACCCAGCATCAGCTGTCAGCAGAAGCAGCATGAGCGTGGCATG TCTTTGAATTTAGTCAACTCCGGAcacagtagcagtagtagtcaAAGAACGCCCCGAACTCCACAAACGCCGGGCGGAGGTTCCGGACTGGGTTTGCAGCgcgccggcggcggcggtgcagTCGGCGGTGGCCTCAGTCCCAAGACGCCACCCGTTTCGCCCGAGTCCCCAATCAACAGCTATCTGGACGATGATCTAGACTCGCTGCACAGCTACAGCTCGGTGGCGAGCGGCATGTCCTGCGACCATCCGTACGTCGCGCGCAACGGCACGACCTTCAGTGGCCGCAAGATGAAGTACGTGGTGCACTGCTCGAGCCACGCGGGACAAACCGGCGGCGACTATCTGACGCCGACGCAGCGCGCCCAGCGCCAGATACGCCGGCTGAAGGAGCTGCTCTCGCAGGCGCGGTGCGATCTGGAGCAGCGCGACAGCGAGATCCTGCGGCTCACGAAGGAGGTGGTCGAGCTGCGCCTGTTCAAGGCATCGCTGAGCTCGCCGGAGGAGCGCAGCAACTCGAGCGATGCGGTAACGGTGCGGGAGAACACCACGAACGATGTGAACACGCCCAGCTCGAGCCAGGACATTTCGCCCATCGTCGACCAGATCGATGAGGGGGTGGCGAAGGCGAGCCcacgccaccaccatcaccatatGCAGGCTGGCATCCATCAGGTGCAGTTCATCGACAAGCTGTCGACGTCCGAGATGCAGAGCTCGTTCGCAGATTCGGGACACTTCGAGGACATTACCACGTCGTCGATCCACTCGAAGGACTCGTACGTGCACACGCAGGACCGTGCGTGCGGCAGTGACGAGGAGATGGATGCGGAGCGGAAGCGGCTCGTTGCCCTGTACGAAGAGCGCATCGAGGAGCTGATCAAGCAGCACCAGTCGGAGGAACAGCAGCTGCGCACGTCGAACAACGATCGGTTTGAGGTGCTGCTCCAGAAGCTGGCCGAGTCCAACACACGCTACTGCGATCTGGTGCCGGACTATGAGCAG GCTAAAGAGCGCATCCGAGAGTTGGAGAAGCAGCTGGAAAAACTGCAAACTCAACTGCAGGAGCAGGAGGATAAGGCGAACAAGATGTATCTGCACATGTACACCAAGGGCCAGGAGGCGGAGCGGCAGGAACAGGCAGACCGTATCAGCGATATGGCACACGCCTCACCAAGCCGCGTCTCCATTCCGGAACTGATGCAGCAGCTCCAGGTCACACAGGATGAACTGGAAAACATAAGG GATACGAACTATCAGCAAGAAAGTGGCGGTACGCAGGTTTTACTGAGCGCAAAAGAAGCAATCTCACTCTGGCTTCTCGGTGCCCGTAAG ACCATGTACAAGCGATTGATCGATGCTCAGCAGACGAAAAACAAGGTCGATCCCGAAGTGACGCTGCAGTTCCTGAAGAGTGCAATCTACTACTTCCTGACGGATAAGGAAAATTCGCAGGGCCACTTGAACGCGATTGAGAGTATTCTCGGCTTCTCGGATGTAGAGCGCTCCAATATCGACAAGGCGCGAGCGTACAAGTAA
- the LOC121595824 gene encoding uncharacterized protein LOC121595824 isoform X2 yields MSSKPVTPVSQRRAYPGENENTRIPQPFCRSFSLRMRTSRSFHDYQHYRSECCDCDCGASQQLGSHPSNLVMQGSGVKTKNTAATVLHGGSKSISHGLHQQQQRSPTMATSNPATDVADEVDSFAVSSSTGKDGPVPNGVIPHGGHSDGGHTQHTNCITSSGLCKSKGTCQQLKQQQPSISCQQKQHERGMSLNLVNSGHSSSSSQRTPRTPQTPGGGSGLGLQRAGGGGAVGGGLSPKTPPVSPESPINSYLDDDLDSLHSYSSVASGMSCDHPYVARNGTTFSGRKMKYVVHCSSHAGQTGGDYLTPTQRAQRQIRRLKELLSQARCDLEQRDSEILRLTKEVVELRLFKASLSSPEERSNSSDAVTVRENTTNDVNTPSSSQDISPIVDQIDEGVAKASPRHHHHHMQAGIHQVQFIDKLSTSEMQSSFADSGHFEDITTSSIHSKDSYVHTQDRACGSDEEMDAERKRLVALYEERIEELIKQHQSEEQQLRTSNNDRFEVLLQKLAESNTRYCDLVPDYEQAKERIRELEKQLEKLQTQLQEQEDKANKMYLHMYTKGQEAERQEQADRISDMAHASPSRVSIPELMQQLQVTQDELENIRTMYKRLIDAQQTKNKVDPEVTLQFLKSAIYYFLTDKENSQGHLNAIESILGFSDVERSNIDKARAYK; encoded by the exons ATGTCGTCGAAACCGGTAACGCCGGTTTCGCAGCGCCGCGCGTATCCTGGCGAAAATGAAAACACTCGCATCCCGCAACCCTTCTGCCGGTCCTTCTCGCTGCGCATGCGCACCAGCCGAAGCTTCCATGACTACCAACATTATCGGAGCGAGTGCTGCGATTGCGATTGTGGTGCCTCGCAGCAGCTGGGCAGCCATCCAAGCAATCTAGTCATGCAAGGATCGGGAGTGAAGACGAAAAATACGGCAGCCACAGTATTGCACGGAGGCAGTAAATCGATTTCCCATGGcctccatcagcagcagcaacgttcACCAACGATGGCAACTTCGAATCCTGCCACAGACGTCGCCGACGAGGTGGATTCATTCGCCGTTTCGTCCAGCACCGGAAAGGATGGCCCCGTACCGAACGGTGTAATACCGCACGGCGGTCACAGTGATGGCGGTCACACTCAGCACACCAATTGCATCACATCGTCCGGGCTTTGCAAATCGAAAGGAACGTGCCAGCAGCTGAAACAGCAGCAACCCAGCATCAGCTGTCAGCAGAAGCAGCATGAGCGTGGCATG TCTTTGAATTTAGTCAACTCCGGAcacagtagcagtagtagtcaAAGAACGCCCCGAACTCCACAAACGCCGGGCGGAGGTTCCGGACTGGGTTTGCAGCgcgccggcggcggcggtgcagTCGGCGGTGGCCTCAGTCCCAAGACGCCACCCGTTTCGCCCGAGTCCCCAATCAACAGCTATCTGGACGATGATCTAGACTCGCTGCACAGCTACAGCTCGGTGGCGAGCGGCATGTCCTGCGACCATCCGTACGTCGCGCGCAACGGCACGACCTTCAGTGGCCGCAAGATGAAGTACGTGGTGCACTGCTCGAGCCACGCGGGACAAACCGGCGGCGACTATCTGACGCCGACGCAGCGCGCCCAGCGCCAGATACGCCGGCTGAAGGAGCTGCTCTCGCAGGCGCGGTGCGATCTGGAGCAGCGCGACAGCGAGATCCTGCGGCTCACGAAGGAGGTGGTCGAGCTGCGCCTGTTCAAGGCATCGCTGAGCTCGCCGGAGGAGCGCAGCAACTCGAGCGATGCGGTAACGGTGCGGGAGAACACCACGAACGATGTGAACACGCCCAGCTCGAGCCAGGACATTTCGCCCATCGTCGACCAGATCGATGAGGGGGTGGCGAAGGCGAGCCcacgccaccaccatcaccatatGCAGGCTGGCATCCATCAGGTGCAGTTCATCGACAAGCTGTCGACGTCCGAGATGCAGAGCTCGTTCGCAGATTCGGGACACTTCGAGGACATTACCACGTCGTCGATCCACTCGAAGGACTCGTACGTGCACACGCAGGACCGTGCGTGCGGCAGTGACGAGGAGATGGATGCGGAGCGGAAGCGGCTCGTTGCCCTGTACGAAGAGCGCATCGAGGAGCTGATCAAGCAGCACCAGTCGGAGGAACAGCAGCTGCGCACGTCGAACAACGATCGGTTTGAGGTGCTGCTCCAGAAGCTGGCCGAGTCCAACACACGCTACTGCGATCTGGTGCCGGACTATGAGCAG GCTAAAGAGCGCATCCGAGAGTTGGAGAAGCAGCTGGAAAAACTGCAAACTCAACTGCAGGAGCAGGAGGATAAGGCGAACAAGATGTATCTGCACATGTACACCAAGGGCCAGGAGGCGGAGCGGCAGGAACAGGCAGACCGTATCAGCGATATGGCACACGCCTCACCAAGCCGCGTCTCCATTCCGGAACTGATGCAGCAGCTCCAGGTCACACAGGATGAACTGGAAAACATAAGG ACCATGTACAAGCGATTGATCGATGCTCAGCAGACGAAAAACAAGGTCGATCCCGAAGTGACGCTGCAGTTCCTGAAGAGTGCAATCTACTACTTCCTGACGGATAAGGAAAATTCGCAGGGCCACTTGAACGCGATTGAGAGTATTCTCGGCTTCTCGGATGTAGAGCGCTCCAATATCGACAAGGCGCGAGCGTACAAGTAA